Sequence from the Neptunomonas japonica JAMM 1380 genome:
GTGCAGGTTGACGGTTATCCCGTGCGTTCTTGGGATGAAGTTAATTTACGTTTTGCATCTCGGATTGGTGAGTCAGGCCTGCTGTCGATTGCTGTGCTTAACTCTGCCTCAGCTGTTCCTAAAGTTTATAATGTTGCATTAAAAGATTGGAATGTTGATATTGAAAATGAGTCACCTTTGTCAGCGATGGGGATTCAACCATATCGACCTGAAGTTGAACCGATTTTAGACCATATCGTACCGGGTGGTGCCGCCGAGTTTTCTGGGTTGCAAGTGGGTGATGTCGTTGTAGATGTTGATGGGGTTTCTATTGTTAATTGGATGGCTTTGGTTGAAACCATTCAGTCCTCTGCGGGTCAAGCCTTAGCGTTTTCAGTTCGCCGTGCTGGTGAGCTACGCGTGTTGAAAGTGACACCTAAGAATCGCGTTTTAGAAGATGGCAGTGTGCAGGGAGTTATAGGTGCTGGCGTTAAGCCGCCAGTGTGGCCTGAAGGTATGTTGCGCACCATTCAGTACGGACCGCTTGATGCGATTGGTGTTGCGTATGATAAAACACTTCATATGGTCGGTTTAACATTAGATTCGATTTGGAAAATGATAGAAGGTGCCATCTCTGTAAAAAACTTGAGTGGTCCAATAACCATTGCTAAAGTGGCGGGCGCTTCGGCAGCTTCAGGTTTTGAGCCTTTTATCAGTTTTCTTGCTTACCTGAGTATTAGCTTGGGAGTATTAAATTTGCTTCCTATTCCCGTTCTTGATGGTGGTCACTTGCTTTACTATGGAATCGAATTAATAACAGGTAAGCCGGTAAGCGAAAAGATACAAGAAATTGGATTTAAGTTGGGTATGGCTTTGCTTTTGTCGCTTATGACACTGGCCATCGTTAATGATGTTATGCGCCTTTAAAAAGCAGTAGCTTATACTAGGAAGAGGTTTCATGAAGAATAAATTTGGTCTGGTACTTGGTTTGGTTTTGTGGGCAGGTAATGTGCATGCTGCCTTTACTCCTTTTCAGGTCCATGACATTCGGTTAGAAGGTATACAGCGAGTTGAACCGGGTGTTGTGTTTAGGAATTTTCCTATTGCCTCAGGAGACACCGTTAGTGAAACCAGTCTTATAGAAGCTACTAAACAGCTTTTTAAATCGGGATATTTTGAAGATATTGATATCGCGAAAGATGAAAATTATTTGATTCTTACGGTTAAAGAAAGACCATCGGTGAGCTTGATTAGGCTTGATGGTAATAAGGTTATTAAAGATGAAGACTTGCTTAAAGGCCTTAAGCAATCGGGGTTGAGTGAAGGCGATGTATTTAAGCGTTCTGCACTCGATCAGATCCGATTAGATTTATTGCGTCTTTATGTTGGCCAGGGGCGTTATGGTGCTGCAATTGACACCGAAGTAGAACCGCTATCAGGTAATCGTGTAGCACTTAATATTGATATAAAAGAAGGCAGTGTTGCTTCTATTCAACACATCAATATTATTGGTAATAGTGTTTTTTCAGATGAGGAGTTGAAAAAGTTATTTGCACTAAAATTGCCAAGCTTCTGGTCGTTCTATACTAAGGATGATCGTTATGCTCGTGAGAAGCTC
This genomic interval carries:
- the rseP gene encoding RIP metalloprotease RseP, coding for MEIIQTLLATVVTLGILVTIHEWGHYWVARRCGVKVLKFSVGFGKSLWSRIGKDGTEYSVSAIPLGGYVKMLDEREGNVPEHLSSQAFNNKPVLQRIAIVAAGPLVNLIFAVFAYWLMFVVGVSAFVPIVGSVEQGSVMDRAGVPAGVEVVQVDGYPVRSWDEVNLRFASRIGESGLLSIAVLNSASAVPKVYNVALKDWNVDIENESPLSAMGIQPYRPEVEPILDHIVPGGAAEFSGLQVGDVVVDVDGVSIVNWMALVETIQSSAGQALAFSVRRAGELRVLKVTPKNRVLEDGSVQGVIGAGVKPPVWPEGMLRTIQYGPLDAIGVAYDKTLHMVGLTLDSIWKMIEGAISVKNLSGPITIAKVAGASAASGFEPFISFLAYLSISLGVLNLLPIPVLDGGHLLYYGIELITGKPVSEKIQEIGFKLGMALLLSLMTLAIVNDVMRL